DNA sequence from the Pseudoglutamicibacter cumminsii genome:
CTTGAGCGGGTCCGTGAGTATGTGTGGTTCACCGAAACGGGGCAGCCGTTTTCGAATCCGCCCAGTGCCCATCCGTATTTCCTGGGTCGGCATGAGGATGCGTCGTTGTTTTTCGTGTATGAGCCGGATCGTGTGACGAGTTTGGATCGTGGCTATCTGGCTTCTATCCCGATCGAGTGTGCGGCTAGTTCGTATGTGATTTATGCCGATACCTGTTTGTTGTCGGATGAGGAGCTGCGCTCGCTGAATATCACGTTCAAGAAGATCCCTCGGGATATCACCCGTCTCTAAGGAGTGTTGGTCATGGAGTTGAAGAAGTATCAAAACCGGGTGATTGCCGATCTGGAGGATTACCTCACCCAGCTTAACGAGCAGCCCACTCTGAGCGAGGCTTTCAAGATGTTTTGGGAGTCTCGCCAGATTGAGGTTGGCACCCTGCAGATGCCGGGCTACCAGAATGTGATCGATGGTGTTCCGCACGTGTGTTACAAGGTCCCAACTGGTGGTGGGAAGACGTTTTTGGCGTGTGCGTCGGTGAAGCCGATTTTTGAGGCTTTGCCGCCGACGCGGAAACAGGCTGTGGTGTGGCTGGTGCCGTCGGATTCGATTTTGACGCAGACGTTGGCGGCGTTGAAGAATTCCTCGCACCCGTATCGGCAGAAGTTGAATACTGATTTTGGTGGCCGGGTTGAGGTGTATTCGAAGGAAGAGCTGCTGGCGGGGCAGAATTTCAGCCCGTCGACGGTGGCTGAGCAGTTGTCGGTGATGGTGCTCTCGTATGACTCGTTCCGCTCACGGACAAAGGACGGGCGCAAGGCATACCAGGCCAATGGGAATCTGGCGTCGTTCTCGACTGCGTTTGGTGCCCCGGAGCAGCTGATCGAGAACGCGGATGAGACGGCTTTGTTTCAGGTGATTAACCAGTTGAATCCGGTGGTGATCGTGGATGAGTCGCATCACGCGACGAGCACGTTAAGCCAAGAGATGCTCACGAATTTTAACCCAGCGTTCATTCTTGATTTGACCGCGACCCCGAAGCGGCAAGCGAACGTGATCTCGTATGTGGATGCGCTCTCGCTCAAGAACGAGAGCATGGTTAAACTTCCGGTCATTGCGTATAACCGGTCCTCGCAAAAGGATGTTGTTACGGATGCGATCGATCTTCGCCGTTCTCTAGAGGTCGCCGCTACACAGCAGTATGAGAATGGTGGCGCTTATATTCGCCCGATCGTGTTGTTCCAGGCTCAGCCGAAGACGAGCGAGGATGCGACTTCGTTTGAGCGGCTGCGTGACAAGCTGGTTAAGGCTGGTATTCCTGCAGAGCAGATCGCGATCAAGACCGCCGACGTAAACGAGCTCAAGGGCGTGGATCTGCTCAGCGAGGAGTGTCCGATCAGGTTCATCATCACCGTGAACGCGTTGAAGGAAGGTTGGGACTGCCCCTTCGCCTACATTCTGGCGTCGTTGGCGAACAAAACCAGCCAGGTTGATGTTGAACAGATCCTTGGCCGTGTTCTGCGCCAACCCCACGCGAAGAAGCAGCCGAATACGTTGTTAAACATGAGTTACGTGTTGACCTCCTCGAACGATTTCGGCGTCACGCTCAAACAGATCGTTGCAGGGCTCAACAGTGCCGGATTCTCCAAGCGCGACTTCCGTACAGCCGATCAAGTAGCTTTCGACTTCACTGGTGCGAACCAGTCCAGCAAACCTGCCCCTACGTCGTCAGACTCAGTGGAAGGTATGGACGTTGAAGAGTTTCTGGAGTTCGATGAAGAACAGGTTGCAGCGGATTTAGATGCGCGAGAAGAATCCGCTAGTTCACCAGAGCCTTCGCCGGATCTGACGGTTGCTTCGATGATCGAGCAGGCGGCTCAGCAGGGTGCGGACTATGAGCAGGAGGCCGAAGAAGCCGCCCAGATGGGTGAGGGCTTCGTGCCTTCGGATTTGGAGGATGCTGTGGACACGAGCTTCGTGAACCCCGAATTCGCTGACGAGATCGAAACCCTTCGCCTTCCCCAATTCGTCATCCAAGAGCCTGGATCAGCATTGTTCCCGACCGCTCATGAGGGATACAACGAGCTCAAGCACGAGGCGCTAGCCGGTGACTTCGACTTGGCTACGAAAGACATCGATATCGACTTGTCGACGGCCGATGAGCAGATGTACAAGATTGACGTGCGAAAAGACTCAGAGGTTCCTAAAGCCTTCCGGATGTCGAGTACCGACCAGAAATTCATGCGCGAACACTTCTCGAAACTGAGCATCGAAGGACAAAAACGTAACACGGCTGAAGCGATCTACCAACGGATCAAACCGATCAATTCGATCACTGACTCTGACCTGCGGGCATACATCGTGCGGACGGTTGAGGCCTTCGGCACCGAGCAGCTGCTGACCTATCAAGAGCACCCGCATGCGGTAGCAAGCAAGGTCAAACAGAAAATTGACGGTCTTTTGGAAGCGCACAAGGTCAAGCGGTTCTATGAGGACATCGAGACCCGACGCGTTGATGTTCAACAACTCTATGCGTTCCCGAAAGCGATCCAGCCCATTCATGCTTCCTCCCTGATTGGCGGCTCCCTGTATGGGGCCGAAGACAAGATGAATGGCTTTGAGCTCGAACTCGCTGGTCGCTTCTCTGGAATGGACAACGTTCGCTGGTGGCACCGTGTCATTGAACGCAAGGGCTTTTGTCTCAATGGTCCGTTCAACCACTACCCAGATTTTGTCGTGATGACCGCTAGCGGCACCATCGTGGTTGTCGAGACCAAGGGTGAGCATTTGAAGAACGACGATTCTAACCGCAAGATTAGGCTCGGGCGGGCGTGGGCGAACATGTCTGGCAATGGCTATCGCTACTACATGGTCTTCGAAGATGGCGTCACTCCACCGGACGGGGCGGTTACTTTGTCGGAGCTCGTGCGTATCCTCGAAAAGCTGTAGGCGGGAAGGACACCTTTTGGGAGAATACGAGATGGCACAGGCGACAATCACATCAACGCTGCGCGGTGACACGTTTGCGTCCACGTTCACCGAGGTGGCGCATTCGAACACGTTAGGTCTTCGAAACGACGAACAGTTACGCCTGTTCCATCTGTCTGTCCAAAACAACCGCTTCGACCACACAGCCCTCGTCAAGTTCCTCAAACGAAACGTTGGACGCTACGTCTTCTCGCGCGCCGAATACGAAGGCTATAAGCAG
Encoded proteins:
- a CDS encoding DEAD/DEAH box helicase family protein, giving the protein MELKKYQNRVIADLEDYLTQLNEQPTLSEAFKMFWESRQIEVGTLQMPGYQNVIDGVPHVCYKVPTGGGKTFLACASVKPIFEALPPTRKQAVVWLVPSDSILTQTLAALKNSSHPYRQKLNTDFGGRVEVYSKEELLAGQNFSPSTVAEQLSVMVLSYDSFRSRTKDGRKAYQANGNLASFSTAFGAPEQLIENADETALFQVINQLNPVVIVDESHHATSTLSQEMLTNFNPAFILDLTATPKRQANVISYVDALSLKNESMVKLPVIAYNRSSQKDVVTDAIDLRRSLEVAATQQYENGGAYIRPIVLFQAQPKTSEDATSFERLRDKLVKAGIPAEQIAIKTADVNELKGVDLLSEECPIRFIITVNALKEGWDCPFAYILASLANKTSQVDVEQILGRVLRQPHAKKQPNTLLNMSYVLTSSNDFGVTLKQIVAGLNSAGFSKRDFRTADQVAFDFTGANQSSKPAPTSSDSVEGMDVEEFLEFDEEQVAADLDAREESASSPEPSPDLTVASMIEQAAQQGADYEQEAEEAAQMGEGFVPSDLEDAVDTSFVNPEFADEIETLRLPQFVIQEPGSALFPTAHEGYNELKHEALAGDFDLATKDIDIDLSTADEQMYKIDVRKDSEVPKAFRMSSTDQKFMREHFSKLSIEGQKRNTAEAIYQRIKPINSITDSDLRAYIVRTVEAFGTEQLLTYQEHPHAVASKVKQKIDGLLEAHKVKRFYEDIETRRVDVQQLYAFPKAIQPIHASSLIGGSLYGAEDKMNGFELELAGRFSGMDNVRWWHRVIERKGFCLNGPFNHYPDFVVMTASGTIVVVETKGEHLKNDDSNRKIRLGRAWANMSGNGYRYYMVFEDGVTPPDGAVTLSELVRILEKL